The window CTCAGGTGATCGATGATCGCCTGCGCGGCGGAGCTGGAGCTGGTTTTTCCTTTGCAGGAAATAACCGCCGCCCCTCGCTGCTGCACTTGATCGATCATAATGTCCCGATACCAGTTCATATCCAGCGCCATGCGGATAGGCTGACCATCTATGCGCAAATGAGAGGCGTCCGGAAACAGGGTGCTGGCGTGGTTGCCCCAGATCGTCAGACGCTTGATGCGGCGCGGATTGATGCCGATTTTACGGGCGAGAAAGCCCAGCGCCCGGTTGTGGTCCAGCCGCATCAGCGCGGAGAATTGATGGGGAGGCAGGTAGCGCGCATTCGCCCAGGCGATCAAGGCATTGGTATTGGCGGGATTGCCCACGACCAGGGTTTTCACCGTCTCTTTGGCGACCTTACCCAAGGCTCTCCCCTGCTCGACAAAAATCGATGGGTTTTCCTGCAATTGCTGCATGCGATCCATACTGGGCGTGCGAGGTTTGGCGCCGGTCAGGATGGCGAAGTCTACATCCTTGAAACCGCTGACGGGATCATCATGCAGGCTCACGCTCTCCAGCAAAGGCAGCGCGCAATCCTCCAACTCCATCGCCAGGCCTTCCAGGGCTTTCATGGACTCACTCTTTTCTATCAGTTGCAAACGGATACTGGCGTCAGGTCCGAACGGCTCACCCGCCGCCAGGCGGAACAGCAATGACTGACACACGTTGCCGGCGGCTCCGGTGACAGCGACAGTGACGGTTTGACTCATAGCGCGCCCTCCTTGAGGTGAATAAAAGATACGGCGACACTTTTATTCTAATCAGGGCTATTCTGGCGCGACCTCAGCAATAGGTCGTAAATTGAACAACCGAGCCTTAGACTTCCGGCTAATTTATAACGAAGAGATGATCTGGGGTTTCATCGCATGGGTAAAATCTGAATACTTAATCCCCTTATCGCCAAGTACTTAGGGCGCATTTGTATATAACCACGACTGAGTGAGGAGAATGCTATGAGTAAGCCGGAAAATCACAACGGGAAAGTTGCGCTGGTCACAGGCGCATCCGTCGGCTTGGGCGAAGCGATTGCAGAACGACTGGCGCATGAGGGCTATGACCTGATCCTGTTGGCGCGCCGTCAGGATAAACTGGAAGCGCTGGCGGCCCGCCTGCCGACCAACTGCCATATCATCGCCTGCGACATCTGCGATCAACCAGCGTTAACCGCGGCGATTGAAAATCTGCCGCCTGCGTTCGCCGCCATAGATCTGCTTATCAACAACGCCGGGCTGGCTTTGGGGTTAGGTCCGGCGCAAAGCGCCTCCTGGGAAGACTGGAGCCGTATGATTGAAGTGAACTGCACCGGACTGGCGTTCATGACTCATTTGCTGTTGCCGGGCATGGTGGAGCGCAATGCCGGCCATATCATTAATATCGGTTCCATCGCTGGTTCATACGCTTACTTTGGCGGTAATGTCTACGGCGCCACCAAAGCCTTTGTCGAGCAGTTCTCGCGAAACCTAAAAGCCGACCTGTTGGGCACGGCGCTGAGAGTCACCAACATTGAACCCGGCATGGTAGGCGGCAGCGAATTTTCGCTGGTTCGCTTCAAAGGCGATGAAGATAAAGCGAAGGCGACATATGAGAACGCCGATGCGTTGACGCCGGAGCATATCGCGGATTGCGTGGCCTGGGCGGCGACCCGTCCCGCCAATGTAAACATCAACCGCATCGAAGTGATGCCGGTGTGCCAGGCTCCCGAGCGTCTGGCGATTCACCGGGATAAATCCGAAGGCTAGCCTAACGTTCACATAGAGAAACTACTACGCCAACACGAGGCGCTAATTGGACCGGATGAAGTTGGCGACAATGTCGCAGAACTCATCCGGCGCTTCCAGCATCATCATATGCCCGGTATTTTTCTGTCGAACGCTTTGCCGCGCAGCGGCGCGCGCATAAGCAGGCGTATCCCACCCGGCGTCGGAACGCTCGCCTGAGAGCAGGTATAACGGCAGGCCGCTGTCCACGACGCGGCGAACAGTTTCCTGATATTCCTCTCCAGCCGTTTCCTTCACGACGGCAGTAGCCACCGCATGGACTGTTTCCGCCGATTGGTTAAGCAATACTTCGCGCGCCCATTCGAGCCGCTCAGGGGTTGCATCAATCTCCGCGCGAGCTAGCCAGCTCTCTGGATCGCGCTGCATTTCCGCATAATTTTCTCGCCACTCCGACATGGACATCGCGGCGACTTTCCTGCACCAGAACGCATCATTAAGAGTGAAGTTGCCTTCCACGCTAATAAGGCCGCGCACCAGCTGCGGATACGCCGCAGCCAACAACATCGCAATGGCGCCGCCCACACTGTGCCCCACTACCCAACAGGGGCCCTCATCCAGCTCCAGTATCAGATCGCGGACATATTCGGCCTGACCGCGTAAAGAAAAACCTTCCTCTCCATGCTGCATGGGAGTCGCGGCGTATCCTGGCAAATCCGGCGTTAACCAGCGAAAGTCAGGCACACGTTTTTGCGGCTCAAAGTAGCTCAGGGAACCCATTAATCCGTGGATCATCATCACATTCGTGGTATGCGCCATAGCCTTATGCCTGCTCTGAGTGGGAAACATTTAAATTCGACGCGAAGCGGGTAAAGCTATCATCCCAAGGCAGAGTCAACCGCTGCTCAGGCATAGTGGAAAGCGTAACATTCGCGAAACGACCAGAGGGGCTGATGGCGCGTAAAAACTGAGGCGCGCCGGCAGGCAACAGACTTGTAGTGGATTTGATTGCGCTGATATCGCTCCAGGGAATCGCCAGCGTTGGGTTACCCAGACGAAATACAAACAACGTTTTTAAATATAAGTACTGCTCATCAGCCCCTACAAACAAGATATTCTTGTACGACATCTTCCCTATCATGCCGCTATTGGGACCAATAAAACGAGTCGCGACGTTATTAGCGGAATATTGATAACGCTCGGCCAAAGCCTTCCAACCGCTCCTCGCTCCCATAGATAAAAGCATCAGCGGCCACGCAAGAATAAAAAAAATAAATACAGGCAGTGCAAAATATACCGGGGAGCTCACTGCACTCGACAATGTGCTTTTGATAAAAGCCAGAGGTAACGGCAGCTCTTGAGGAAACATGGATGGGGACACGACAGCGAGAATCACTAACAGGACAAACAAAGCCCATACTGCACTCAATATCCTAAACATCCACTTCATGCTGGCGCTCCAACTTGCTCCGCGATGGCCGCACGCCAGCTATCCCGCCCAAACAACACAAAGCGAAAGACCGTATTGTCATGGGTGCTGATAGCCAGAGAATTAGGATAAAGGGGAACCACGCCAAACAACTTGGTCCAACACTTGGTTAACTTACAAACCTGCGCCAAAGGAATCTCCGTCACACCGCCCTGCACATTCAGAGCATGCGCCCGAAAAACCAGACGCTGATTAGTCAAGTAAAGCTTACCGCCCACCGTCTCAACGTTTTTCTGCAAATTGGCGGCGCCTTCCTTCAGGATATCTTCACCGGGCGCGAGATGTATCATGGAGAAACTTCCAAGTAGATGGCTTTAAAAAATCGCCCGAATCATAGCGTCACCGCGCAAGTCTGAGCAATGGCTTTGCTTTGGCCAGATACGTTAGAGACTGTACGAGATGGAAAACCTCCGCAACAACTCAAACTTCACAAGGGAAATCTTTCATAAGCCTTTATTGTATCAAACTCAAAAATGTCTACATATTCTTCAATTCCCTTTATAGCATCATCTTCACATAAAAATCTCTTTTGCAAAAATTCCACTGCATCTGAATAAATAAGATCCAAGCAGTTTTCAACATCGGACTTTCTAATTCCTATTAAACAAACAATATACTCATCACACTTTTTTTGAGCTGTAACCCAGTAATAACAATATTCAGATAATCCATACACCTCCCCCACCAACAAGTCACCATTTTTCAGCCGAGATGAAATCGATCTTCTTTTAGTTTCAATCGTGACTGGCAAAGACTTTTTTCTCTCTTCATCAATACACCTTTCTAGAGAGTAGCCATAGTATTCATAGGCATAAACCGCTTCAGCTTCAGTTATACAAAGGCTTTTCTTAATTATATCTAAATTTTTATTAATTTCGTTTTCCAAAATAAGTTTAGCCTCTTCGTAGCCATCACTCATATCAACAGCTTTCTTTATTAGAGAGAGTGGATATTCTGCCTCATTTCTTAGCTTGTTAATTAAACCTATTTTTTTCATTTTATTGGTATCCGGTATCATCGGGCCTGAGCTCCTATTAGCTCCATACAGAACCATCATGCCGGTCAAACCCAAGAACGACTATAAAACATAAAAATAAAGCTATCCGACACTCTCTCGCATGAAAAAAATCATTCATGGATTATCCTGCATATATTCTTTTATGCAGACCAAGTTGTCTATATACCTATCAATATGAGAAATCGAATCGTCTTTCGCAAACTTGTAATATGAACGCTTCATCTGCAAGTATAGCCTAGCATCTCTATCCACATCGCAACCACTATCCTCATATAGAGAAAATTCATCATCGCAAAAAGGAAAGGTAGATATAAATTTCTTCCTTAGGTCTAGAACAACATTCAAGTCGTCCTCAGAAAGAGTATCCTGAAACCTTTTAAGCGAGTCTCTATAAGCAATGGCATCACATATACAGCAATCTATATTATCCTTATAAAAAGCCACATACTCTTCTACTTCCTTCTCATCCTCATCCTCATCCTCATCCTCATCCCAATCATAGGCATACGGAGGAATAACCCAAAATCTTCTTTCTTTAATCCGCTTAATCGCATCAATCACAAGATTTAAAAAAGAGTTCCCAGAATAATATTATTTTCAAATCTTTTACCAACATTGACAGCGAAGATACCGTCTACTGCATAAAACAATATCAAGCCTCACTCATCTAGCTGTCTAAAACTATCATACCCTCCATACTCATCCGCCTTCCAGCCTATGAAGATCCACTCTCCAGAACTCTCATAATCATATTCAAAATGAGAAAAGTGCTTAAACCCATAAGTTTGATCAAGGCGCACTGATCCACTATAAACCATCACATCTGCGATGATTGATGGTCTATCTCCGCTGCAGTTCACAATTACATTCACCAACAGTGAAACATCAAGGCAACCAAAACTAGATTCGGCTGTATACCCAATGCAGCCAACGATATAATTGTTAGTTATAGGCTGAACATCAAAAAGAATTTTAACGCCTAATTTTTGCGCCAAAGACATAGTCAGCAGAGAAAACAATTGGTGGCATTCATCACCCTCACAAAAACCATTAATTTTAATTTTATTTAAAATAAAATCCATTTTTTTCATAATCAGCCCCAAAAATAAATTCATTCTAGCTCAAATAGCGGATAGTCCTTATTATTAATTCTAGCATTCCTATCATTAGGATCTATCTCCGCATACCGTTCGTTAATGTCGCTACCGTCATCCCCTTTATGCTTCCAGCCAACGACTGACTCTTGGCCGTCAACGGTCCTTTTATACTCAGGGTCAACCCATTGATCAATTTTGACATCTTGAGCATCCCGCCAGCGACCTCTTGTTTTCTTCTTCCCTTCTATACGTCCATATACAGAAATAATACTTCTTTTATTTCCTGCATCAGTGAAAACGGCACTACCTTCTTTATAATATATATCAACGTGATTACCCCACTTATTCCTTCCTGTAAAAATTCGATCTGGGCTATTCAATATTTCCAACACCTTAGGATCTTTTATGTTTATTTTATGTTTATCTCCAGAGTGACCTGGCGTCCTGCCCGGCATATCAAAATCATAAACATCATTTTTATCAATTATTTCAAATACATGATCATTCGAAAATGGTATTACACCTCTGTATACTCCATTTTTATCAAACCCAATTCCATTTTCAATACGATAATTATCAAGCTCTTTACCTTCTTTACAAGTCAACCCAAACGGGTCCACCCACCCCGTAGGATTCGGCGCATATTGATAATTGTTGTCTCCCCCCAACAGTCCAACAGGGTCCTGATTGATAAATCGTGCGGCGCTGGGGTCGTAATAACGGTGCCGGTTGTAATGCAGGCCGGTTTCTTCGTCGTAGTATTGGCCTTGGAAGCGCAGAGGGTTTTGTACTTCTTCGACGTCTTGCAGCGCCAGGTTGCCGTAGGCTTTGTAGCGGGCGGACCAGACGACTTCGCCTTCCGCATTGGTCATTTCCTGCGGCGTGCCCAGGTGGTCCAGGTGGTAGTGGTAGACCTGTTTGTCCTGGATGAACGCCAGCGGACGGAAGCTGTTGGGTTCGTAGACGTAGACTTTGTTGAGGTGGTTGCGCTGTTCCGAGAGCAGCACGTCGCCGTTCCAGAGGAACTCGGTCTTGCCGAAGGCGTCCTGTTTGGCGATGCGACGTCCCAGGGCGTCGTATTGGTACTCCGTCTTTTGCCCGTCTTTTTCAATAGCGACCAGTTGGTTCTGTTTGTTGTACTGGTAACGGGTTTCCAGCTTGCCGCCTTTGCCGCGTTTTTCGAGTATCAGGTTGCCGGCGGCGTCATATTCGAAGTG is drawn from Hahella sp. KA22 and contains these coding sequences:
- a CDS encoding alpha/beta fold hydrolase, which translates into the protein MAHTTNVMMIHGLMGSLSYFEPQKRVPDFRWLTPDLPGYAATPMQHGEEGFSLRGQAEYVRDLILELDEGPCWVVGHSVGGAIAMLLAAAYPQLVRGLISVEGNFTLNDAFWCRKVAAMSMSEWRENYAEMQRDPESWLARAEIDATPERLEWAREVLLNQSAETVHAVATAVVKETAGEEYQETVRRVVDSGLPLYLLSGERSDAGWDTPAYARAAARQSVRQKNTGHMMMLEAPDEFCDIVANFIRSN
- a CDS encoding GRAM domain-containing protein, whose protein sequence is MIHLAPGEDILKEGAANLQKNVETVGGKLYLTNQRLVFRAHALNVQGGVTEIPLAQVCKLTKCWTKLFGVVPLYPNSLAISTHDNTVFRFVLFGRDSWRAAIAEQVGAPA
- a CDS encoding SDR family NAD(P)-dependent oxidoreductase, producing MSKPENHNGKVALVTGASVGLGEAIAERLAHEGYDLILLARRQDKLEALAARLPTNCHIIACDICDQPALTAAIENLPPAFAAIDLLINNAGLALGLGPAQSASWEDWSRMIEVNCTGLAFMTHLLLPGMVERNAGHIINIGSIAGSYAYFGGNVYGATKAFVEQFSRNLKADLLGTALRVTNIEPGMVGGSEFSLVRFKGDEDKAKATYENADALTPEHIADCVAWAATRPANVNINRIEVMPVCQAPERLAIHRDKSEG
- a CDS encoding malate dehydrogenase; translated protein: MSQTVTVAVTGAAGNVCQSLLFRLAAGEPFGPDASIRLQLIEKSESMKALEGLAMELEDCALPLLESVSLHDDPVSGFKDVDFAILTGAKPRTPSMDRMQQLQENPSIFVEQGRALGKVAKETVKTLVVGNPANTNALIAWANARYLPPHQFSALMRLDHNRALGFLARKIGINPRRIKRLTIWGNHASTLFPDASHLRIDGQPIRMALDMNWYRDIMIDQVQQRGAAVISCKGKTSSSSAAQAIIDHLRDWRFGTEEGDFVSMGVLSQGEYGVTPGLFFSYPVTCRKGRAEVVEGLDLDDFCRRMVRVTEEELVRERKAIESLLPLSPELLLARAHSEVA